Proteins from one Flavobacterium branchiarum genomic window:
- a CDS encoding RagB/SusD family nutrient uptake outer membrane protein, producing the protein MRKIIFTLFGAALLSACSDSYLDIKPEDQIKSENFFKTKEDALASVSAIYTNLRTWDLAAFAPIILSVSSDDADKGSSPGDAPFFDDIKNFTFTASAGIIEGYWSGQFRGINLANQTITNIPSIPMDDALKSRLLAEARFFRAYHYFNLVKLYGGVPIYDGIPADGNYNLPRNSKEEVYNFILADLKFAEENLPANYGATDIGRATKGAARAFEAKANMYLGNWDKVLSLTNQVMGMGYGLLPSYNSVFRIEFENSIESIFEVQCTYVSGNCDLSNSQFSQVQGVRNQFGWGFNVPSQNLSDSYETGDVRRDATIIYRGETTPEKDYINPIGDNPMYNQKAYVPSGQIGNCSEGSEQNIRIMRFAEVLLMNAEAANETGDTGLALSSVNKIRQRASLPALSSMSKEQLRLAIWKERRSEMGMESDRFLDLVRQGRAATVLGPQGFTTGKNELFPIPAEAISLSNGILKQNPGY; encoded by the coding sequence ATGAGAAAAATAATATTTACACTTTTTGGAGCAGCACTTTTAAGTGCTTGTAGCGATAGTTATCTTGATATAAAGCCAGAGGATCAAATCAAAAGTGAAAACTTCTTCAAAACAAAAGAAGATGCTTTAGCTTCTGTAAGTGCAATTTATACAAATTTAAGAACTTGGGATTTAGCAGCTTTTGCTCCAATTATTTTATCTGTATCTTCTGATGATGCTGATAAAGGAAGTTCACCTGGTGATGCTCCTTTCTTTGACGATATCAAAAACTTCACGTTTACTGCATCAGCAGGGATAATTGAAGGATATTGGAGTGGTCAATTTAGAGGAATCAACTTAGCGAATCAAACAATCACTAATATTCCAAGCATTCCAATGGATGATGCCTTGAAATCAAGGTTACTTGCCGAAGCACGTTTTTTTAGAGCATACCATTATTTCAATTTAGTTAAGCTTTATGGTGGAGTGCCTATATATGATGGGATTCCTGCTGATGGGAATTATAACCTTCCAAGAAACTCAAAAGAGGAAGTTTATAACTTTATTTTGGCTGATCTTAAATTTGCAGAAGAAAATTTACCAGCTAATTATGGAGCTACCGATATTGGTAGAGCTACAAAAGGAGCAGCTAGAGCATTTGAAGCAAAAGCGAATATGTATTTAGGAAATTGGGATAAAGTACTTTCTCTTACGAATCAAGTAATGGGAATGGGGTATGGCTTGTTACCAAGTTATAACAGTGTATTCCGTATTGAATTTGAAAATAGTATAGAATCTATTTTTGAAGTACAATGTACTTATGTATCTGGAAATTGTGATTTATCAAATTCTCAATTTTCTCAAGTACAAGGTGTAAGAAATCAATTTGGATGGGGATTCAATGTACCTTCTCAAAATTTATCTGATTCTTATGAAACTGGTGATGTACGTAGAGATGCGACTATTATTTACAGAGGCGAAACTACTCCTGAAAAAGATTATATTAATCCTATTGGAGATAACCCGATGTACAACCAAAAAGCATACGTTCCATCAGGGCAAATAGGAAACTGTTCTGAAGGTTCTGAGCAAAATATTAGAATAATGCGTTTTGCAGAAGTTCTTTTGATGAATGCTGAAGCAGCAAATGAAACTGGAGATACTGGATTAGCTTTATCTTCTGTTAATAAAATTAGACAAAGAGCATCGTTACCAGCTCTAAGTTCAATGTCTAAAGAGCAACTTCGTCTAGCTATTTGGAAAGAAAGAAGATCTGAAATGGGTATGGAGAGTGATAGATTTTTGGATCTAGTACGTCAAGGTAGAGCCGCTACTGTATTAGGACCTCAAGGATTTACAACTGGAAAAAATGAACTTTTCCCTATTCCAGCAGAAGCAATTTCTTTAAGTAATGGTATTTTAAAACAAAACCCTGGTTACTAA
- a CDS encoding prolyl oligopeptidase family serine peptidase, whose product MKYKLAVIALLYSIISVAQTTVNGKIKTEIIQKHELGYALHIPENIKEKKPLLIFLHGSGEKGTDIEKAKIHGPFKYLKDHKLDAYVLAPQCPENEEWDAEVLYRLILKIQKENNIDSDRIYVTGLSLGGWGTWNLAFAHPDMFAAIVPISGFVDLIQLEQACKIAKIPTRIFHGLMDDVVNIDYAITIYKELKKCNSNVELTIFDDAGHDSWSRVYDNQEIYDWMFKQVRNK is encoded by the coding sequence ATGAAGTATAAATTAGCAGTGATCGCTTTATTATATTCAATCATTTCTGTTGCTCAAACAACTGTAAATGGGAAAATCAAAACCGAAATCATACAAAAGCATGAATTAGGGTACGCATTGCATATTCCAGAGAATATAAAAGAGAAAAAACCATTGCTAATTTTTCTTCATGGTTCAGGTGAAAAAGGAACTGATATTGAAAAAGCAAAAATTCATGGGCCATTTAAGTATTTAAAAGACCATAAACTAGATGCATATGTTCTTGCTCCACAATGTCCGGAGAACGAAGAATGGGACGCAGAAGTTTTATATCGATTGATTTTAAAAATCCAGAAAGAAAACAATATCGATTCTGATAGAATTTATGTTACTGGATTAAGCTTAGGAGGTTGGGGAACATGGAATCTTGCCTTTGCACATCCAGATATGTTTGCTGCAATTGTGCCTATTTCGGGATTTGTAGATTTAATTCAATTAGAACAAGCCTGTAAAATAGCAAAGATTCCAACACGAATTTTTCATGGATTAATGGATGATGTTGTGAATATAGATTATGCAATTACAATTTATAAGGAATTAAAAAAATGTAATAGCAATGTAGAGTTGACCATTTTTGATGACGCAGGTCATGATAGTTGGTCGAGAGTATATGACAACCAGGAAATTTATGACTGGATGTTTAAACAAGTAAGAAATAAATAA
- a CDS encoding SusC/RagA family TonB-linked outer membrane protein: MRNLIFSLLALILLPAYMSGQVIKGKVLDPQGMAIPGTLVYATESRTSADTDFDGNFEIKAKVGEPLKISMVGFEAVVINATSTPMSIVLKESEDTALKEVVVIGYGTQKKSDITGSIAVVSQKDLANRPNASAVSSLQGKVAGVSIVNSGSPGGQPKVTVRGIGSISGGDVLYVVDGVITNDISYLNPNDIDKMSILKDASSSAIYGIRAANGVIVITTKLGKKGVAENIKFSYDSNVGFQTPTNVPKFANSADYVQLYNEKLQFEGNTDPSKVLTLGQFNGVDTNWMDQILRKTSLINSHNLGISGASEKARYSMGIGYFTQDGITDAGKGVSSGEDYKRITARFNTSYDISDRFRVGGSLAYSKSDSNDINAPFQTARITPPVVPVYNADGSYGKVPAGSGLGTAGDNNARMMLDLYRGKTDITRTLLGGYAEYDILKDLTYKVNISRDFETSAAYIYTPEFMPLTSAILRNSKLTKNDATRDNLLTENTLTWTKSFDKHRIVALAGASRESRKTRNTSFSVIDVPFFGSDETLYLNLGNSLTDLLADKPGDQGSETRFQSYFGRVQYAFDDKYLFNATVRRDGASVYNFDGNQKSATFPSVGLGWVISKEKFMQNLGVDFLKIKGSWGKLGNATITRQFDNTASTMSGAFFGNPSQVNSAISITKLVDPSIEWEVVTGTDIGIELRMLKDRLSIEAGYYKKETKDAIFNITNLSTSGLGGNYYTNAGSFENKGVEFSATWNDKIGEKFSYSVYGNFTTIKNQITDVIGGSFFNTGPSLFGNPVKRYEKGQEVGAYYGFQTDGVIQTQAEATALGSKVGALKFKDLDGNGVIDNEDKTFLGSPIPDVTYGFGVNLAYSNVDLAVEFQGVAGNEIYNFNRNSRFGNENWDQDFVNNRWTVSNPSNTYPAANSDQNSSRPSSFYVEKGDYFRVRTIQLGYSLPESLLSRIRVEKLRFYLSAQNPFTAFKYNGFSPELGNQTIENLGVDNNAYPLSATYSFGINLNF, encoded by the coding sequence ATGAGAAATCTTATTTTTAGCTTATTAGCGCTCATTCTACTTCCAGCATACATGTCTGGTCAAGTAATTAAAGGTAAGGTCTTAGATCCTCAAGGTATGGCAATTCCAGGAACATTGGTTTATGCCACCGAATCTAGAACTTCCGCAGACACCGATTTTGATGGTAATTTTGAGATCAAAGCCAAAGTAGGCGAGCCTTTAAAAATTAGCATGGTTGGATTTGAAGCTGTAGTAATCAACGCAACTTCAACTCCTATGAGTATTGTTTTAAAAGAATCTGAAGACACTGCTTTAAAAGAAGTTGTAGTTATTGGATATGGAACTCAAAAGAAATCAGATATTACTGGTTCAATTGCTGTAGTTTCTCAAAAAGATTTAGCAAATAGACCTAATGCTAGCGCAGTGAGTTCACTTCAAGGAAAAGTTGCTGGGGTTTCAATCGTTAACTCAGGAAGTCCAGGTGGACAACCAAAAGTAACCGTAAGAGGAATTGGAAGTATTTCTGGTGGAGATGTGCTTTATGTTGTTGATGGAGTAATAACAAATGATATCTCTTACCTTAATCCAAATGATATCGATAAGATGAGTATCCTTAAAGATGCTTCAAGTTCTGCTATCTATGGTATTAGAGCAGCAAATGGTGTTATTGTAATCACAACTAAACTTGGAAAAAAAGGCGTTGCTGAAAACATAAAATTCAGTTATGATTCTAATGTTGGATTTCAAACTCCGACTAATGTACCAAAGTTTGCAAATTCTGCAGATTATGTTCAACTGTATAACGAAAAATTACAATTTGAAGGAAATACAGACCCATCAAAAGTATTGACATTAGGTCAATTTAATGGAGTTGATACTAACTGGATGGATCAAATTTTAAGAAAAACTTCTTTGATTAATTCTCACAATCTAGGTATTAGTGGAGCTTCAGAAAAAGCAAGATATTCTATGGGTATCGGTTATTTTACTCAAGATGGTATCACCGATGCAGGTAAAGGAGTAAGTTCTGGTGAAGATTACAAAAGAATTACTGCACGTTTTAATACTTCTTATGACATATCTGACAGATTTAGAGTTGGAGGTAGTTTAGCTTATTCAAAATCAGATTCAAATGATATAAATGCACCATTTCAAACGGCAAGAATTACACCTCCTGTAGTTCCTGTATATAATGCAGATGGTTCTTATGGTAAAGTTCCTGCTGGTTCTGGTTTAGGTACAGCTGGAGATAATAATGCAAGAATGATGTTGGATTTATATAGAGGTAAAACCGATATAACAAGAACATTGTTAGGTGGATATGCTGAATATGATATCTTAAAAGACTTAACTTACAAAGTTAATATTTCTAGAGATTTTGAAACTTCTGCTGCATATATCTATACTCCAGAGTTCATGCCTCTTACATCAGCTATACTTAGAAACAGTAAGCTTACAAAAAATGATGCTACAAGAGATAATCTTTTGACTGAGAATACACTTACATGGACTAAATCTTTTGATAAACACAGAATTGTAGCTTTAGCAGGTGCGAGCCGTGAAAGTAGAAAAACTAGAAACACTTCATTTTCAGTAATTGATGTTCCTTTTTTCGGTTCTGATGAAACGTTATATTTGAATTTAGGAAATTCTTTAACTGACTTATTAGCTGATAAACCAGGTGATCAAGGTAGTGAAACTCGTTTCCAATCTTATTTTGGACGTGTACAATATGCTTTTGATGACAAGTATCTTTTTAACGCAACTGTTCGTCGTGATGGAGCTTCTGTTTACAATTTTGATGGAAATCAAAAATCTGCTACTTTCCCTTCTGTAGGACTTGGATGGGTTATTAGTAAAGAAAAATTCATGCAGAATTTAGGTGTAGATTTCTTGAAAATTAAAGGAAGCTGGGGTAAATTAGGAAATGCAACTATTACAAGACAGTTTGATAATACTGCATCTACAATGTCAGGTGCATTTTTCGGAAATCCTTCTCAAGTAAATTCAGCTATATCTATTACTAAATTAGTAGATCCATCAATTGAGTGGGAAGTTGTTACTGGTACAGATATAGGAATTGAATTAAGAATGTTGAAAGACCGTTTATCTATAGAAGCAGGTTACTATAAAAAAGAAACTAAAGATGCTATTTTTAATATAACTAACTTAAGTACTTCTGGTTTAGGAGGAAATTATTATACTAATGCTGGTTCATTTGAAAACAAAGGAGTTGAATTTTCTGCAACTTGGAATGATAAAATTGGAGAAAAATTTAGTTATTCTGTTTACGGAAACTTTACAACAATAAAAAACCAAATTACAGATGTAATCGGTGGATCATTCTTTAATACAGGACCTAGTTTGTTTGGTAACCCTGTAAAAAGATATGAAAAAGGACAAGAAGTTGGAGCTTATTATGGTTTCCAAACAGATGGAGTTATTCAAACTCAAGCCGAAGCAACTGCTTTAGGATCAAAAGTTGGAGCATTGAAATTTAAAGATTTAGATGGAAATGGTGTAATTGATAATGAAGATAAAACATTCCTAGGAAGTCCAATTCCAGATGTAACTTATGGTTTTGGTGTAAACTTAGCTTATTCAAATGTTGATTTAGCAGTAGAATTCCAAGGTGTTGCAGGAAATGAAATATATAATTTTAATAGAAACTCTCGTTTTGGTAATGAAAATTGGGACCAAGATTTTGTAAACAATCGTTGGACAGTTTCTAATCCTTCTAATACTTACCCAGCAGCAAACTCAGATCAAAACTCTTCTCGTCCAAGTTCATTTTACGTAGAAAAAGGAGATTACTTTAGAGTAAGAACAATACAATTAGGGTACTCACTACCTGAAAGTTTATTAAGTAGAATTAGAGTCGAAAAATTACGCTTTTATTTAAGCGCACAAAATCCATTTACTGCATTTAAATACAATGGTTTTTCTCCTGAATTAGGAAATCAAACTATTGAAAACTTAGGAGTTGATAATAATGCTTACCCATTATCAGCTACATACAGTTTTGGAATTAACTTAAACTTTTAA
- a CDS encoding glucoamylase family protein, translating into MIRISVLLVALVFLGCGSHTTISEDGTVVTPEVVKLTDEELIEVVQKQTFKYFWDYAEPNSGLARERYHPDGVYPENDANVVTTGGSGFGLMAIVSGMSRGYITKKEGVDRLNKIADFLDKADRFHGAWSHWIDGNTGKVKPFGTKDNGGDLVETSFLVSGMITVREYLKNGSDTEKAVAKKYDALWKGVDWKWYTNNKNFLYWHWSPTYDWQMNFPLEGYNECLITYVLAAASPTHPITPKEYHEGWARNGEMISTKSKYNIPLVLKHNGAEEFGGPLFWAHYSYVGLDPNQLTDKYANYWDLNVNHVKIDYEYCVENPKKFKGYGPNYWGLTASYSRNTDGTIGYNAHMPSNDVGVISPTAAISSIVYTPKESIAVMRNLYENHKKETWGVAGFYDASSLQYGWTAQRYLAIDQGPEVVMLENYRTGLLWNLFMNAPEVKQGLIGLGFHSGKYGF; encoded by the coding sequence ATGATTAGAATTTCAGTTTTATTAGTCGCTCTTGTTTTCTTAGGTTGTGGTTCACATACAACCATATCAGAAGATGGTACAGTAGTAACTCCAGAAGTTGTAAAGTTAACAGATGAAGAGCTTATTGAGGTAGTGCAGAAACAAACCTTTAAGTATTTTTGGGATTATGCTGAACCAAACTCAGGCTTGGCGAGAGAGCGTTATCATCCTGATGGGGTTTATCCCGAAAATGATGCTAATGTTGTTACGACCGGAGGTTCTGGTTTTGGGTTAATGGCAATCGTGTCCGGAATGTCTAGAGGTTACATTACAAAAAAAGAAGGAGTTGATAGACTTAATAAAATAGCTGATTTCTTAGACAAAGCCGACCGTTTTCACGGAGCTTGGTCACATTGGATTGACGGAAATACTGGAAAAGTAAAACCATTTGGAACTAAAGATAATGGAGGAGATTTAGTAGAAACTTCATTTTTAGTTAGCGGTATGATTACGGTTCGAGAGTATTTAAAAAATGGTTCTGATACAGAAAAAGCAGTTGCTAAAAAATATGATGCACTTTGGAAAGGTGTTGATTGGAAATGGTACACTAATAACAAGAATTTTTTATACTGGCATTGGTCACCAACATACGATTGGCAGATGAATTTTCCGCTTGAAGGATATAATGAATGTCTAATTACTTATGTATTGGCCGCCGCTTCGCCAACACACCCAATTACACCGAAAGAATACCACGAAGGTTGGGCAAGAAATGGAGAGATGATTTCGACAAAATCGAAATATAATATCCCTCTAGTACTAAAACATAACGGAGCCGAAGAGTTTGGAGGGCCTTTATTTTGGGCGCATTATTCTTATGTTGGACTTGATCCAAATCAATTGACTGATAAATACGCAAACTACTGGGATTTAAATGTAAATCACGTAAAAATTGATTATGAGTACTGTGTAGAGAATCCTAAGAAATTTAAAGGATATGGACCTAATTATTGGGGATTAACAGCATCATATTCTAGAAATACTGATGGAACTATCGGTTATAATGCGCATATGCCAAGTAATGATGTAGGAGTTATTTCTCCAACAGCAGCAATTAGTTCAATTGTGTATACACCAAAAGAGTCAATTGCGGTTATGCGTAACTTATATGAAAATCATAAGAAAGAGACTTGGGGAGTAGCAGGATTTTATGACGCAAGTAGTTTACAGTATGGTTGGACAGCACAACGCTATTTAGCGATAGATCAAGGTCCAGAAGTAGTAATGTTAGAAAACTACCGTACAGGTTTATTATGGAACTTATTTATGAATGCTCCAGAAGTTAAACAAGGGTTAATAGGTTTAGGTTTTCACTCAGGTAAATACGGATTCTAA
- the bglX gene encoding beta-glucosidase BglX yields MKNKLVILFLGCTFLSYAQKKEVKKTVKIKPRSEFVSELMSKMTVDEKIGQLNLPTSGDITTGQANSSNVAKNIEEGKVGGLFNIKSVKKIREVQKIAVEKSRLKIPLLFGMDVIHGYETTFPIPLGLSCIWDMKAIERSAQIAAKEASADGINWTFSPMVDISRDPRWGRVSEGSGEDPFLGSEIAKAMVHGYQQNDLSKNNTLLACVKHFALYGAPEAGRDYNTVDMSKIRMYNEYFPPYKAAIDAGVGSVMASFNEVDGIPATGSKWLMTDVLRKEWGFKGFVVTDYTGIPEMIDHGMGDLQTVSALALNAGVEMDMVGEGFLTTLKKSLAENKVSMEQLDNAVRLILESKYDLGLFEDPYRYCDDKRAKTEIFTTSHRAEARKIASQSLVLLKNEKQLLPLKKSGTIAVIGPLADAKENMPGTWSVATNMDTAISLLAGIKDVAGKSTKVLYAKGSNLDYDATFEANATMFGKTLHRDNRTKEELLAEALKVANESDVIVAALGESAEMSGESSSRTNLEIPQAQKDLLQALLKTGKPVVLVLFDGRPLVIKEENDTVPAILNVWFAGSEAGHAIADVLFGDENPSGKLTSTFPRNVGQVPIYYNQKNTGRPLSNKEGKFEKFRSNFIDERNEPLFAFGYGLSYTTFDYSNLKISSDKMNFNGKLNVTVDVTNTGNFDGKEVVQLYIRDLVGSVTRPVRELKGFQKIDIKKGQKQTVNFEISVEDLKFYNSDLKFIAEPGQFDIFVGGDSNADKKVSFELIN; encoded by the coding sequence ATGAAAAACAAATTAGTAATACTCTTTTTAGGATGTACTTTTTTGAGTTACGCTCAAAAGAAAGAAGTCAAAAAAACGGTGAAAATTAAGCCAAGATCAGAGTTCGTTTCAGAATTAATGTCAAAAATGACAGTAGATGAAAAAATCGGACAGTTAAATTTACCTACTTCAGGAGATATAACAACTGGTCAAGCTAATAGTTCTAATGTTGCTAAAAATATTGAAGAAGGTAAAGTAGGTGGATTATTCAATATTAAATCCGTTAAGAAGATTAGAGAAGTACAAAAAATAGCAGTTGAAAAAAGCCGATTGAAAATTCCATTGCTTTTTGGTATGGACGTTATTCATGGTTACGAAACTACTTTCCCTATTCCTTTAGGATTATCTTGTATATGGGATATGAAGGCAATAGAAAGAAGTGCTCAAATTGCTGCGAAAGAAGCTAGTGCTGATGGTATTAACTGGACTTTTTCTCCTATGGTAGATATTTCACGTGATCCACGTTGGGGTAGAGTATCTGAGGGTTCAGGAGAAGATCCGTTTTTAGGAAGTGAAATTGCAAAAGCAATGGTTCACGGTTACCAACAAAACGACCTTTCTAAGAATAATACGCTATTAGCATGTGTAAAACATTTTGCTTTGTATGGTGCGCCAGAAGCAGGTCGTGATTACAACACAGTTGATATGAGTAAAATAAGAATGTACAATGAGTACTTTCCTCCTTACAAGGCAGCTATAGATGCAGGTGTAGGTTCGGTTATGGCTTCTTTTAATGAAGTTGATGGAATTCCAGCAACAGGAAGTAAATGGCTTATGACGGATGTTTTAAGAAAAGAATGGGGTTTTAAAGGATTTGTTGTTACAGATTATACAGGAATTCCTGAAATGATTGACCACGGAATGGGTGATTTGCAAACGGTATCTGCATTGGCATTAAATGCTGGTGTCGAAATGGATATGGTTGGAGAAGGATTCCTTACTACATTAAAAAAATCATTGGCAGAGAACAAAGTAAGTATGGAGCAATTAGATAATGCTGTACGTCTTATTCTTGAATCAAAATACGATTTAGGATTGTTTGAAGATCCTTATAGATATTGTGATGATAAAAGAGCTAAAACTGAAATTTTCACTACAAGCCATAGAGCCGAAGCTAGAAAAATCGCTTCACAATCATTGGTTTTATTAAAAAATGAAAAGCAGTTATTGCCTTTAAAAAAGTCTGGTACTATTGCTGTGATCGGACCATTGGCAGATGCTAAAGAAAACATGCCAGGAACTTGGAGTGTTGCTACAAACATGGATACAGCGATTTCATTATTAGCTGGAATCAAAGATGTTGCAGGTAAATCGACAAAAGTGCTTTATGCAAAAGGAAGTAATTTAGATTACGATGCAACTTTTGAAGCAAATGCAACAATGTTTGGTAAAACATTACACCGTGATAATAGAACTAAAGAAGAATTACTTGCAGAAGCTTTAAAAGTTGCTAATGAATCGGATGTAATTGTTGCTGCATTAGGAGAATCTGCGGAGATGAGTGGAGAAAGTAGTAGTAGAACTAATTTAGAAATTCCTCAAGCGCAAAAAGATTTATTACAAGCATTATTAAAAACAGGAAAACCAGTTGTTTTAGTTTTATTTGATGGTCGTCCATTAGTAATAAAAGAAGAAAACGATACTGTTCCAGCTATTCTTAATGTTTGGTTTGCAGGAAGTGAAGCAGGACATGCAATTGCAGATGTTTTATTTGGAGATGAGAATCCTTCAGGGAAATTAACGTCAACATTCCCAAGAAATGTAGGACAAGTACCAATTTATTATAACCAAAAAAATACAGGAAGACCACTTTCAAACAAAGAAGGTAAATTTGAAAAATTCAGATCTAACTTTATTGATGAAAGAAACGAGCCTTTATTCGCTTTTGGTTACGGATTAAGTTACACAACTTTTGACTATTCAAACTTGAAAATTTCATCTGATAAAATGAATTTCAACGGAAAATTAAATGTTACCGTTGATGTTACAAATACAGGAAATTTTGATGGAAAAGAAGTAGTTCAATTATACATAAGAGATTTAGTAGGTTCAGTTACAAGACCAGTAAGAGAACTAAAAGGTTTCCAGAAAATTGACATTAAAAAAGGACAAAAACAAACAGTAAATTTTGAAATTTCTGTAGAAGATTTGAAGTTTTATAATTCAGATTTAAAATTTATTGCAGAGCCAGGCCAATTCGATATATTCGTAGGTGGAGACTCTAATGCAGACAAGAAAGTTAGTTTTGAGTTAATCAATTAA
- a CDS encoding glycerophosphodiester phosphodiesterase family protein, with protein MNTIKIFRVFFILILFIFTSCNVAKNGIVAHRGAWKKNSLPENSIAALRHAIDSKWAGSEFDVVMTADDSLVVNHDPHYNTLIVEETNYADLIKFKLSNGEKLPTLREYIIEGKKNNKNTTLVCEIKPSGVSKERGRKIGLKAVEIVKSLKAEKITSYISFDYEILKQIREVDSKTTLQYLEGNKSPKEVKLDFITGVDYHYSVFKKHPDWIKEAKDNKITLNVWTVNNVADMDWIIENKFDYITTNEPELLEERIKVKK; from the coding sequence ATGAATACTATTAAAATATTTCGAGTATTTTTTATATTAATACTATTTATTTTCACTTCTTGTAATGTTGCTAAAAATGGAATTGTTGCACATCGTGGAGCATGGAAAAAAAACAGTTTACCAGAAAACTCAATCGCAGCACTTAGGCATGCCATAGATTCAAAATGGGCAGGTTCAGAATTTGATGTTGTTATGACAGCAGATGATTCGCTTGTTGTAAATCATGACCCACATTATAATACATTAATTGTTGAAGAAACAAACTATGCAGACCTTATCAAATTTAAACTTTCAAATGGGGAAAAATTACCTACTCTGAGAGAATATATAATTGAGGGTAAAAAGAATAACAAGAATACTACTTTGGTATGCGAAATAAAACCCTCGGGAGTGAGTAAAGAGAGAGGAAGAAAAATTGGTTTAAAAGCTGTTGAAATAGTTAAGAGCCTCAAAGCAGAAAAAATTACTTCCTATATCAGTTTTGATTATGAAATACTAAAACAAATTAGAGAAGTAGACTCTAAAACTACATTACAGTATTTAGAAGGAAATAAATCTCCAAAAGAAGTAAAATTAGATTTTATAACTGGTGTTGATTATCATTATTCTGTATTTAAAAAGCACCCAGATTGGATAAAAGAAGCAAAGGATAATAAGATAACTTTAAATGTTTGGACAGTCAATAATGTTGCAGACATGGATTGGATAATTGAAAATAAATTTGATTATATCACAACCAATGAGCCAGAATTATTGGAAGAAAGAATAAAGGTTAAAAAATAG